TGGATAAAACGTACATTTATAACTTTGCTTAGTCTCCAATGAGTAATAGGAACTGTAAGTATCACGGTGATAATAAATCCTCTCTGCAAAACCCGAAGTTTCTCCTTCTGCTGAAACTGAGAATGAGGTACAGCCGAGAAATAATGCTTGACATCCCAATGCATGCGTCCTATCCCAAGTCTTttctaaccaatcaaatttgaaaactttAAAGCACTTAGAACCAGAAGGACACACTAACCAGAGCTGACCATTAGACTCTACCATATGAGCCCTTGATGAAAACATTTCCCCAGGAATCAAATCCACATCTGTGAGCAAGCTCCAGTCACTGTCTGCAACACAAAAGGCCCCCAAAGCTCCTTCACTAAAAACACAGTAAAAAGTTCCATTACTGTAAACCACATCCTCAACTGCCTTTTTAGGACCAACAAATTTGACTGTGCTGCTCCATTTGCGATCACCCGGTTGACATGTGCTTAGCAACATTTTGCTACTGTTTTTGGAACTTTGTATTGCAAAGCAAACACAATCAGGAGAAGTTGGAACTGAGGAAAACGTACTTCGATTGAAGCCAATATCAAGATCAGGTAGTTTGATTATACTCTTGCAATAAGGATTGTAGAAGAATGACAACGTAGATTTCTGTAAAAGCAACCAACCAAATCTTGAAGCACATATGACTGCACCATGTAAATCATTCAACTCTTCTCTCCGAAGTTTGTTGCAAGTGTCATGACTTCGGTTGTCAGTTGGAAGGTGAAACCTACATACACTGTTGACATTTTTGTCATCATAAGTCCAACTGTGTTCCATAAGCCATGGAAGATTCTTATAAAGTGGAACAACCTGAGATTGTCGCCAATTCTTACAAACGAGACGAAAGTATAATTGTTCAATAAAATCAAGTCGTTCAGCAATTATATTCAAAACATCAACTGGAAGATCAGACCACGGTCTAAATTCTTTTCTGTTTCCCTCAAAACCACCTAGGTGCTTTGGTCTCCTCACCATCATTGCCCTATCCATTGAACTATCCTTCCAACAATTCCACTTCACCAGTTCCAAAAAGATCAATACATATGTTACCTTCCCACCCAATCAAATTCCAAGTACCTGGATCACAATCAGAAAGTGCAAAATCCCATAAACATACATACGTGGTAACAAAATTCATGGCATCTTTGTGGTGTCACATGTCTTTGATGCATTTGCAAACCCAAATTCAagaatattgaaaattttgcagGGTTCAACAAGTGATCCCCAGTTGAAATGACATCTTTTGTGATGCTGTGATGTGACATGTATGTGGTTCAAACCTCACCAAATTATCTACttatctataaataaataaaaaatgatgaaacTGCAAACCCAAATTCAAGAATCTAAAACCAACTTGCTCTGTtaaacaacaaaacaacaatattGAAAGTGAAGTAACAAAAATTAACAACTGAAAAATGAAGGGTATGTAAAAGAGTGTGATAATTACCTCAGGGTTTTGGCTTTGGGCGCAGTCACCACTCTGGTGCAGTGGTTTCTCCCAGATGTCACTCAAACCAAAGGGTTTGAGCTTTCTCTGTATTTTGCTGATTTGGGTTTTGCGAACGGATGAGAccaaaatatatgtattttgatttgttttagATTGCTTATACCTTAAGGCTCGAGCGATGCTATTTCAACAAGAGTTTCTTGGTAAACTTTGATCTGCACCCTCCATATGGTATACTAGTTGTCAAAATCAACGATAGGAGCAAGGTTAGTAAGAGGGTTCCCGTTAGATTAGCAATTCCTCTTTTAGTTTTAGCTTTACTTTTAAGAAGATTCCactcctcttttttctttttcctttttaacaaATAGAATTCTTAgttggtatttttgttttttggcgCTACATTCacattatttttccaataaatcacatatgacaagtaattattagttttaatttgaattcataatttaaaattacttttttatctacCTATAACAACTtgtaacaacttaccatttaagatttttttatgaaaatattatgaatataacatttttttcatttttttggcatataattcaacttttacaaatttgatttaTCCAAATTATATCTATAATaagcaaaatattaaaataactatcaattttataataataaaaaggtttGAATAATGAATAATCACCAAATTTTTAGTTgatgtattttgtttaaaactttaaagtaaaaaaattagtagcatccacacacacacatatatattatataggaGTATCATCCATATTTG
This DNA window, taken from Quercus robur chromosome 2, dhQueRobu3.1, whole genome shotgun sequence, encodes the following:
- the LOC126714071 gene encoding F-box protein At3g56470-like isoform X3; this translates as MDRAMMVRRPKHLGGFEGNRKEFRPWSDLPVDVLNIIAERLDFIEQLYFRLVCKNWRQSQVVPLYKNLPWLMEHSWTYDDKNVNSVCRFHLPTDNRSHDTCNKLRREELNDLHGAVICASRFGWLLLQKSTLSFFYNPYCKSIIKLPDLDIGFNRSTFSSVPTSPDCVCFAIQSSKNSSKMLLSTCQPGDRKWSSTVKFVGPKKAVEDVVYSNGTFYCVFSEGALGAFCVADSDWSLLTDVDLIPGEMFSSRAHMVESNGQLWLVCPSGSKCFKVFKFDWLEKTWDRTHALGCQALFLGCTSFSVSAEGETSGFAERIYYHRDTYSSYYSLETKQSYKCTFYPRVNKHGPERIWIQPPKI